The Formosa sp. Hel1_33_131 genome window below encodes:
- the gap gene encoding type I glyceraldehyde-3-phosphate dehydrogenase, with the protein MSKVKIGINGFGRIGRIAFRIAAGRSDVQVVGINDLLDVEHLAYLLKYDSVHGQFQGTIEVKNGNLVVNGNEIRVSAERNPEDLKWDAVQADVVLDCTGIFTNLEGAQKHITAGAKKVAISAPSADAPMFVMGVNHKEITADHTIVSNASCTTNCLAPLAKVINDNFGIVEGLMTTVHAATATQFTVDGPSRKDYRLGRASLNNIVPASTGAAKAVGKVIPELNGKLTGMAFRVPTVDVSVVDLTCRLEKGASFEDVKAAIKHASENELNGILGYTEEGVVSQDFVSETKTSTFDANASMGLNDNFVKLISWYDNEYGYSAKLVDLAHYISVL; encoded by the coding sequence ATGTCAAAAGTAAAAATTGGAATTAATGGATTTGGTAGAATAGGAAGAATTGCTTTTCGTATTGCTGCAGGTAGATCTGACGTACAAGTCGTTGGAATTAATGATTTGTTAGATGTAGAGCATTTAGCATATCTTCTTAAGTACGATTCTGTACACGGTCAGTTTCAGGGAACCATTGAAGTGAAGAATGGAAATTTGGTAGTCAACGGGAATGAAATTCGTGTCTCTGCTGAACGCAATCCAGAAGATTTAAAATGGGATGCTGTGCAAGCAGACGTTGTTTTAGACTGTACTGGGATTTTCACAAACTTAGAAGGTGCTCAAAAGCATATTACTGCTGGCGCTAAAAAAGTGGCTATTTCTGCACCATCTGCAGATGCACCAATGTTTGTAATGGGTGTCAACCACAAAGAAATTACAGCAGATCATACGATCGTTTCAAACGCATCATGTACAACCAACTGTTTAGCACCACTTGCTAAAGTGATCAATGATAACTTTGGAATTGTAGAAGGATTGATGACCACTGTTCACGCAGCAACGGCGACTCAATTTACAGTAGATGGCCCGTCTAGAAAAGATTATAGACTTGGACGTGCTTCATTAAACAATATTGTACCAGCTTCTACAGGAGCTGCAAAAGCAGTTGGAAAAGTGATTCCAGAATTAAACGGTAAATTAACAGGAATGGCTTTTAGAGTTCCAACGGTAGATGTATCGGTTGTTGATTTAACATGTCGTTTAGAAAAAGGTGCTTCTTTTGAAGACGTGAAAGCAGCGATCAAGCATGCTTCAGAAAACGAATTAAATGGAATCTTAGGATACACTGAAGAAGGTGTAGTATCTCAAGATTTTGTATCGGAAACAAAGACAAGTACATTTGATGCCAATGCAAGTATGGGATTGAATGACAACTTCGTTAAATTGATCTCTTGGTACGATAATGAATATGGTTACTCTGCTAAACTAGTAGATTTAGCACATTATATTAGCGTACTATAA
- a CDS encoding putative LPS assembly protein LptD, with the protein MAQDIPNPKPSTEIPASKELEVKNDSIPTQEVKRIETDSIVNDSLSKPKKLLEAIVTYKAKDYTSVNQKTQQIYLYNEAEIQYKDMDIKAGVIVIDYGKDIVYAGRLKDSMGNYSQHPVFKQGSDVVEPDSIAFNMKTKKALIWNSKTEQQGGRIISNLTKKENDSVYFVKRAKFTTSENEENPEYYFLLRKAKIVPGKKVVTGLTNLFIADVPTPIGLPFAFFPLSQTRTSGVLFPSFGEQSDRGYFLQNGGYYFAISDYFDLAALGDYYTNGSYGIRLESNYAVRYKFRGSLSFRYENLINSERGFPDYSKSTIYNLRWNQSQDSKSSPNSRFSASVNLGSSTYFQESVNQLNSSNFLNNSLSSSVSYSKTFQGEPQVNISLSATHSQNTNTKVINMTLPTFQGSIDRIYPFAPKTGSKKGAIHNINLQYSVRGENSIQTTDSLFLTGAMFDEAKAGFQHSIPLSTNFKVFKHFSMSASTNYKENWTFNTINKSYDTETEEVVTTPLKGFDAFRTYNFSTSIGTTVYGMFDFGKDKKIQAIRHVMRPSISYNINPAFDQYYETYEVISADGVTTDQVDYTRFEGSLGGTPGKVFSSSVGLSLNNNLEAKVRDRDTTATDAKKVFLLNSLNFSTNYNVAGDSLNWSPVRVSGGTQLLDNKLSLNFGATLDPYALDNNNTKINTFNINNGGSLFRLSSANMTMSYSLSSDSFEGDDSNNDAAARDESIRSGGRADDMFGKSQDFAAQQINNRDTSEEVGPTDLYNYKLPWSLRLAYAVNYSNTRRQSEISSHSLMFSGDIELSPRWSIGASSGYDLKDKGFTYTQLRFERDLESWRMNFSWIPFSNRSSWNFFIGIRSSILKDIKYEKRKQPDKQL; encoded by the coding sequence ATGGCTCAGGATATTCCCAACCCAAAACCATCCACTGAAATTCCTGCTTCTAAGGAGTTGGAAGTGAAAAACGATTCGATTCCTACTCAGGAAGTAAAACGTATCGAAACAGATTCTATTGTCAATGACAGTCTCTCAAAACCAAAGAAATTATTGGAAGCGATTGTCACCTATAAAGCCAAAGACTATACTTCTGTCAATCAAAAAACACAACAAATATACCTTTACAACGAAGCTGAAATCCAATATAAAGACATGGATATCAAAGCGGGAGTGATTGTTATTGATTACGGAAAAGACATTGTGTATGCTGGACGTTTAAAAGATTCGATGGGGAATTATAGCCAACATCCTGTATTTAAACAAGGGAGTGATGTTGTGGAACCCGATTCAATTGCTTTTAATATGAAAACAAAAAAAGCACTGATTTGGAATTCAAAAACAGAACAACAAGGCGGACGTATTATTTCCAATTTGACCAAAAAAGAAAATGACTCTGTCTATTTTGTAAAGCGTGCTAAATTCACCACTTCAGAAAACGAAGAGAATCCAGAATATTATTTTTTATTGCGAAAAGCGAAAATTGTGCCTGGTAAAAAAGTAGTTACAGGACTTACCAATCTATTTATTGCAGATGTCCCCACTCCTATTGGATTGCCGTTTGCTTTTTTCCCACTGTCTCAAACACGAACTTCGGGGGTGTTATTTCCTTCATTTGGAGAGCAAAGCGATCGTGGTTATTTCCTTCAAAATGGAGGGTATTATTTTGCGATCAGTGATTATTTTGACCTTGCAGCACTTGGAGATTACTATACGAATGGGAGTTACGGAATTCGCCTTGAAAGTAATTATGCCGTGCGTTATAAATTTAGAGGTTCTCTAAGTTTTCGGTATGAAAATCTTATAAATAGCGAACGAGGATTTCCTGATTACTCAAAAAGCACCATCTATAATTTACGATGGAATCAAAGTCAAGATTCAAAGTCAAGTCCAAATTCACGGTTTTCGGCTTCTGTAAACTTAGGTTCTAGTACCTATTTTCAAGAATCTGTAAATCAGCTCAATTCTTCAAATTTTTTAAATAACTCTTTGTCGTCCTCTGTTTCCTATTCCAAAACATTTCAAGGAGAACCACAAGTAAATATAAGCTTGTCCGCAACCCACTCTCAAAACACAAATACGAAAGTCATCAATATGACCTTGCCAACATTTCAAGGAAGTATCGACAGAATTTACCCCTTTGCACCAAAAACTGGGAGTAAAAAAGGGGCGATTCATAATATTAATTTACAATACAGTGTGCGTGGAGAAAATAGTATTCAAACGACAGATTCTTTATTTTTAACAGGAGCAATGTTTGACGAAGCCAAAGCAGGGTTTCAACATTCTATTCCTTTGAGTACAAATTTTAAAGTTTTTAAACATTTTAGTATGAGCGCCAGCACTAATTACAAAGAAAACTGGACCTTCAATACAATCAATAAATCGTATGATACAGAAACCGAGGAAGTGGTCACAACTCCCTTAAAAGGGTTTGATGCTTTCAGAACGTATAATTTTAGCACTAGTATAGGAACCACCGTTTATGGAATGTTTGATTTTGGAAAAGATAAAAAAATACAGGCCATACGACATGTGATGCGGCCTTCAATTAGCTATAATATCAATCCCGCATTTGATCAATATTACGAAACTTATGAAGTCATAAGTGCCGATGGTGTGACGACTGATCAAGTCGATTACACACGTTTTGAAGGTTCCCTAGGTGGAACGCCTGGGAAAGTTTTTTCCAGCTCGGTTGGGTTATCACTTAATAATAATTTGGAAGCAAAGGTTCGTGACAGGGATACGACTGCCACAGATGCAAAAAAGGTGTTTTTATTGAATTCCTTAAATTTCTCTACAAATTATAATGTTGCAGGCGACTCATTGAACTGGAGCCCTGTAAGGGTCTCGGGGGGAACACAGCTATTGGATAATAAATTGAGTTTGAATTTTGGAGCAACTTTAGATCCGTATGCCTTAGATAATAACAACACTAAAATCAACACGTTCAATATTAACAACGGTGGTAGTTTATTCCGCTTATCCAGTGCAAACATGACCATGAGCTATAGTTTGTCTAGTGATTCTTTTGAAGGAGATGATTCCAACAATGATGCGGCAGCTAGAGATGAATCTATTCGAAGTGGCGGACGTGCGGATGATATGTTTGGTAAATCGCAAGATTTTGCAGCCCAACAGATAAATAACAGGGATACCTCCGAAGAGGTAGGACCAACGGATCTTTACAATTACAAACTCCCTTGGAGTTTACGACTTGCCTATGCTGTTAACTACAGCAATACGAGGCGTCAGAGTGAGATTTCATCGCATTCGTTGATGTTTTCAGGAGATATAGAACTGTCGCCACGATGGAGTATCGGAGCGTCTTCTGGATATGACCTTAAGGATAAAGGTTTTACATATACACAGTTGCGTTTTGAACGGGATTTAGAAAGCTGGCGAATGAATTTTTCTTGGATTCCATTTAGCAATCGAAGTTCTTGGAATTTCTTTATTGGAATTAGATCCAGCATATTGAAAGATATCAAATACGAAAAGCGAAAACAACCTGATAAGCAATTGTAA
- the pfkA gene encoding 6-phosphofructokinase, whose translation MENQIKKIGVLTSGGDAPGMNAAIRSVARACAYHNIECVGIYRGYEGMIEGDFKSLNARSVNHIINKGGTFLKSARSEEFRTKEGRKKAYDQLQKEQIDALVLIGGDGTFTGGMIFNEEFNFPIIGIPGTIDNDIVGTNYTLGYDTALNTAVEAIDKIRDTASSHRRLFFVEVMGRDVGHIALNAGVGSGAEEILVPEEDLGLDRLLESLEKSRHTGKSSSIVVVAEGDKTGKNVFELRDYVEENLEGYDVRVSVLGHMQRGGSPSCFDRVLACRMGVKAVESLLEGKFNYMVGTVNNKLELYPIDKAVKGHSTIDAELLRVSDIMSI comes from the coding sequence ATGGAAAATCAGATAAAAAAAATTGGTGTATTAACTTCCGGAGGCGATGCCCCTGGGATGAATGCAGCCATACGATCTGTTGCACGTGCCTGTGCCTATCACAACATTGAATGTGTTGGGATTTACAGAGGCTATGAAGGAATGATAGAAGGTGACTTTAAATCTTTAAATGCACGAAGTGTAAACCATATCATTAACAAAGGAGGTACTTTTTTAAAGTCTGCGCGTTCTGAAGAATTCAGAACAAAAGAAGGCCGTAAAAAGGCGTATGACCAACTTCAAAAAGAACAAATTGATGCCTTGGTATTAATTGGTGGAGATGGAACGTTTACGGGTGGTATGATTTTTAATGAAGAATTCAACTTCCCTATTATAGGGATTCCGGGTACTATTGATAACGATATTGTTGGAACCAACTATACACTAGGATACGATACAGCACTTAATACTGCGGTAGAAGCAATTGATAAAATTCGAGACACTGCCAGTTCGCATAGACGCTTGTTTTTTGTGGAGGTTATGGGGCGCGATGTGGGTCATATTGCTTTAAATGCAGGAGTTGGTTCTGGAGCCGAAGAAATTTTGGTCCCTGAGGAAGATTTAGGACTGGATCGTCTTTTAGAATCTTTAGAAAAAAGTAGACATACAGGGAAATCGTCTAGTATAGTTGTGGTTGCTGAAGGAGATAAAACAGGTAAAAATGTTTTTGAACTAAGAGATTATGTTGAAGAAAATTTAGAAGGTTACGACGTTCGTGTGTCTGTTTTAGGGCACATGCAACGTGGAGGGTCACCATCCTGTTTCGATAGAGTATTGGCCTGTAGAATGGGCGTCAAAGCCGTGGAGTCTTTATTGGAAGGTAAATTCAATTACATGGTTGGGACTGTCAACAATAAATTAGAATTATATCCTATTGACAAAGCAGTCAAAGGACATTCAACAATAGATGCTGAGCTTTTAAGAGTTTCAGATATCATGAGTATTTAA
- a CDS encoding LNS2 domain-containing protein codes for MKREEADKLLHEKVEAGELISPVLPGGVKNYLIDIDGTITEDVPNEEPERMATCLPFLDALKTCNGWYEEGHMICFFTSRTESHREVTQNWLKQHGFNYHSLLMGKPRGGNYHWIDNHLVKATRYNGKFTDLVEKEVTIEVFDDGQHD; via the coding sequence ATGAAAAGAGAAGAGGCAGACAAATTATTACACGAAAAAGTAGAAGCTGGTGAATTGATAAGCCCAGTACTTCCAGGAGGTGTAAAAAATTATTTAATAGACATTGACGGAACCATCACTGAAGATGTTCCCAATGAAGAACCAGAACGTATGGCAACTTGCTTGCCTTTTTTGGATGCTTTAAAGACGTGTAATGGTTGGTATGAAGAAGGGCATATGATTTGCTTTTTCACATCTCGAACGGAATCGCACAGAGAAGTCACTCAAAACTGGTTGAAGCAACACGGCTTCAATTACCACAGCCTTTTAATGGGCAAACCAAGAGGAGGAAATTACCATTGGATTGATAACCACTTAGTGAAAGCAACACGCTATAATGGTAAATTCACTGATTTAGTAGAAAAAGAAGTAACGATCGAAGTTTTTGACGATGGTCAACATGATTAA
- a CDS encoding N-acetylglucosamine kinase, translating to MIFIIDSGSTKCDWIAIDSETGAPLFEKQRTKGLNPAIISDTDAFNVIKANAIIYENKLKVSHIYFYGAGCGTEKPSKMLKDVLESIFLNAEVVVEEDTYAAIYATVGVAHRPAVVCILGTGSNCTYYDGEKVDQRVTSLGYSIMDDASGNYFGRKLLRDYYFNHMPHDLKLVFKTRYNVNEDVIKNNLYKKPNPNAYLATFAEFMILNKESDYIQKVIKQGLREFVENMILQYAEEIKTVPVHFAGSIAYFTKDEIKAVAQEYGFTVGNFERRPIEGLVSYHAEIAKSS from the coding sequence ATGATTTTTATAATAGACAGTGGTTCTACAAAATGTGATTGGATTGCAATAGACTCAGAAACTGGCGCCCCTCTTTTTGAAAAGCAACGTACCAAAGGTTTAAATCCAGCCATTATTTCTGATACAGATGCATTTAATGTCATCAAGGCAAACGCTATAATTTATGAAAATAAATTAAAAGTTTCTCACATCTATTTTTATGGCGCTGGCTGTGGTACTGAAAAACCAAGCAAGATGCTTAAAGATGTATTAGAGTCTATTTTTTTAAATGCTGAAGTTGTGGTAGAAGAAGATACCTATGCCGCTATTTATGCAACTGTTGGTGTGGCACACCGTCCCGCAGTGGTTTGTATTTTAGGAACAGGTTCTAACTGCACCTATTACGATGGTGAAAAAGTTGATCAAAGAGTCACATCACTTGGATATTCAATAATGGACGATGCTTCGGGTAATTATTTTGGAAGAAAACTGTTAAGAGATTATTATTTTAATCACATGCCACACGATTTGAAGCTCGTCTTCAAAACACGTTACAATGTCAATGAAGATGTAATTAAAAATAACCTTTACAAAAAACCGAATCCTAATGCTTATTTAGCAACGTTTGCTGAATTTATGATTCTTAATAAAGAATCTGATTATATCCAAAAGGTTATCAAGCAAGGGCTTCGTGAATTTGTAGAAAACATGATTCTACAATACGCGGAAGAAATCAAAACAGTTCCTGTTCACTTTGCAGGTTCGATTGCTTATTTTACTAAAGACGAAATCAAAGCAGTGGCTCAAGAATACGGATTTACTGTCGGTAATTTTGAAAGACGTCCAATTGAAGGCTTGGTGAGTTACCATGCAGAAATTGCCAAAAGCTCTTAG
- a CDS encoding (Fe-S)-binding protein: MSDVLKVPTMAEFTAQGKQPEVLFWVGCAGSFDDRAKKITKAFVKLLHKAEVEFAVLGTEESCTGDPAKRAGNEFLFQMQAVTNIEVLNAYEIKKIVTACPHCFNTLKNEYPSLGGDYQVMHHTQFLKSLLDEGRLTIEGGKFKGKRITFHDPCYLGRGNDVYEAPRDLIKKLDAELVEMKNCRKKGLCCGAGGAQMFKDAEPGDKEVNIERTEQAMEVKPDIIAAGCPFCNTMMTDGVKNKVEGQIEVMDVAELIANAQDL, encoded by the coding sequence ATGAGCGATGTATTAAAAGTTCCTACAATGGCCGAATTTACGGCCCAAGGCAAACAACCTGAAGTTTTATTTTGGGTGGGTTGTGCAGGTAGTTTTGACGACCGTGCCAAAAAAATAACCAAAGCTTTTGTGAAATTATTACACAAGGCAGAGGTTGAATTTGCGGTATTAGGAACTGAAGAAAGCTGTACAGGCGACCCTGCCAAACGTGCTGGGAACGAATTTTTATTTCAAATGCAAGCAGTGACCAATATCGAAGTATTGAATGCTTACGAGATTAAAAAAATTGTAACTGCTTGTCCTCATTGTTTTAATACACTCAAAAATGAATACCCTTCTTTGGGAGGCGATTATCAAGTGATGCATCACACTCAATTTCTCAAAAGCTTGTTAGATGAAGGCCGTTTGACGATTGAAGGTGGCAAGTTTAAAGGCAAACGCATTACATTCCATGACCCCTGTTATTTAGGTCGTGGAAATGATGTGTATGAAGCCCCTCGTGACTTGATTAAAAAGTTAGATGCCGAACTTGTTGAAATGAAAAACTGTCGCAAAAAAGGACTGTGTTGTGGTGCTGGAGGTGCTCAGATGTTTAAAGATGCTGAACCAGGAGACAAAGAGGTTAACATCGAACGAACAGAACAGGCTATGGAAGTCAAACCCGATATCATCGCGGCTGGCTGTCCGTTTTGTAATACGATGATGACGGATGGTGTTAAGAACAAAGTGGAAGGTCAGATAGAAGTCATGGATGTGGCTGAACTGATTGCAAACGCTCAAGATTTATAA
- a CDS encoding MlaD family protein produces MKLSKEIKTAILVISGILLFVFIFYYLKGENILDNSKKITAIYDNVEGLAPSAAVTINGHKIGKVQSIDFTNDRSGKLNVNMLIDSDFEFSKNSTAQLYEAGLIGGKAIAIIPAFDGAPSIESGDILNSDVKPGLTDLVNQRLTPLQEKMETMMVSADLLLVNLNTLFDTQTKNNIKSSIAELSTTIASFKSTSESLNGLVVDNTSAIGETITNFNKISEDLTTLSTSLAAADLDTIMVNLKSTISSFDQLLTSIENGEGSVGKLMKDDAVYNNLEGATKQLEELLEDMKLNPKRYVHFSLFGKKAKQYDSEGNEIKTKK; encoded by the coding sequence TTGAAATTATCTAAGGAAATTAAAACGGCTATTTTAGTCATCTCAGGAATATTACTTTTTGTATTTATTTTTTACTATTTAAAAGGTGAGAACATACTTGATAACTCTAAAAAAATCACTGCAATTTATGACAATGTTGAAGGACTGGCGCCATCTGCTGCGGTTACCATTAATGGTCATAAAATAGGGAAAGTGCAATCGATAGATTTTACAAACGATCGCTCTGGAAAATTAAACGTTAATATGCTTATTGACAGTGACTTCGAATTTTCAAAAAACAGTACAGCTCAACTTTACGAAGCGGGTCTTATTGGTGGGAAAGCCATTGCAATCATTCCTGCATTTGATGGGGCACCATCCATAGAATCTGGAGACATTCTAAATTCTGATGTAAAACCAGGACTCACGGATTTGGTCAATCAACGGTTGACACCATTGCAAGAAAAAATGGAAACCATGATGGTCAGTGCAGATTTATTATTGGTGAATCTCAACACACTTTTTGACACACAAACCAAAAATAACATAAAATCAAGCATCGCTGAACTAAGCACAACAATTGCCTCTTTCAAATCCACTTCTGAATCCTTGAACGGTTTAGTAGTTGATAATACATCAGCGATTGGAGAAACGATCACAAATTTCAATAAAATATCGGAGGATTTAACAACCCTAAGTACTTCATTGGCAGCGGCTGATTTAGACACCATCATGGTAAATTTAAAGTCTACGATTTCTAGTTTCGATCAATTATTGACAAGTATCGAAAATGGAGAAGGATCAGTTGGAAAGCTCATGAAAGATGATGCAGTCTATAACAACCTTGAAGGGGCGACCAAACAATTGGAAGAACTTTTAGAAGATATGAAGTTAAATCCGAAGCGTTATGTGCATTTTTCTCTATTTGGGAAAAAAGCCAAACAATACGATTCTGAAGGGAATGAAATAAAGACTAAAAAATAA
- a CDS encoding N-acetylmuramoyl-L-alanine amidase family protein: MHKQIKFFLVFLLFFGIFKGYSQTNNKPFIVVLDAGHGGKDPGRPTKFGYKEKDIALKIVLKIGENLEKYKNVKVIYTRKTDVFIELRQRAKIANKADADLFVSVHCNAHNSQAYGTETYVLGLGRSESNFRVAKEENEVIFYEDDYETNYEGFDPNSPETLIGLTLMQEDYLDQSILLARNIQDNFTNRLKRKNRGVKQAVFWVLHNTYMPSVLIETGFITNRSEGDYLNSVVGNNNISKSISDAIVDYKSNLNTAISVEEMVEPPLTTDVPDKIPTSIDTSIIFKVQIAAGSKKLVTKSYNFKGLNPISRTKSKKVYRYFYGNTSSYEEVLMLKNEAITKGYKSAYVVAYKNGKKIAVKSALKSTE, encoded by the coding sequence ATGCATAAGCAAATAAAATTCTTTTTAGTATTCCTTTTATTTTTTGGAATATTCAAAGGGTACTCACAAACAAATAACAAACCCTTTATCGTTGTTTTAGACGCAGGCCACGGAGGTAAAGATCCGGGGAGACCCACTAAATTCGGGTATAAAGAAAAGGATATTGCTTTAAAAATTGTGTTAAAAATAGGTGAAAATTTAGAAAAATATAAAAACGTAAAAGTCATCTACACTCGAAAAACGGATGTCTTTATAGAATTAAGGCAACGCGCAAAGATTGCCAATAAAGCCGATGCTGATTTATTTGTCTCCGTGCATTGCAACGCACACAACTCTCAGGCCTATGGTACCGAAACCTATGTTTTGGGACTTGGTAGAAGCGAATCTAACTTTAGAGTTGCCAAGGAAGAAAATGAAGTTATTTTCTACGAAGATGACTATGAAACAAACTATGAAGGTTTTGATCCAAATTCCCCTGAAACCCTCATCGGGTTGACGCTTATGCAAGAAGATTATTTGGACCAAAGTATTCTGTTGGCTCGTAACATTCAAGACAACTTTACCAATAGATTAAAACGTAAAAACAGAGGCGTTAAACAAGCGGTTTTTTGGGTGTTACACAACACTTATATGCCAAGTGTTTTAATTGAAACAGGCTTTATAACTAATAGAAGTGAAGGAGATTATTTAAACTCTGTTGTAGGAAATAACAATATCTCAAAAAGCATATCGGATGCTATCGTAGATTATAAATCTAATTTAAATACAGCAATATCGGTAGAGGAGATGGTTGAACCTCCGTTGACAACAGATGTACCTGATAAAATTCCCACATCTATAGATACATCCATAATATTTAAAGTTCAAATTGCGGCGGGCTCTAAAAAATTAGTCACCAAATCATATAATTTTAAAGGATTAAACCCTATTTCAAGAACCAAGTCTAAAAAAGTTTACCGTTACTTTTACGGCAATACTTCAAGTTATGAGGAAGTTCTTATGTTAAAAAATGAAGCAATTACCAAAGGATATAAAAGTGCTTATGTTGTAGCCTATAAAAACGGTAAAAAGATAGCAGTTAAATCCGCCTTAAAATCTACGGAATAA
- a CDS encoding RidA family protein, with protein sequence MKTIITTDKAPQPIGPYSQAVLVGNTLYTSGQIALHPETGELVMDSIEVETTQVMKNLKAVLEAANMTFENVIKASIFISDMNSFGAINAVYAQYFNEATAPARETVEVANLPKFVNVEISVIAIK encoded by the coding sequence ATGAAAACGATTATAACTACAGACAAAGCACCGCAGCCTATTGGCCCTTACAGTCAAGCTGTTTTAGTGGGGAACACTTTATATACTTCAGGGCAAATTGCATTGCATCCAGAAACGGGAGAATTGGTAATGGATTCAATTGAGGTAGAAACCACGCAGGTTATGAAAAACCTAAAAGCAGTTTTGGAAGCCGCAAATATGACTTTTGAAAATGTCATTAAGGCGTCTATATTTATATCTGATATGAATTCTTTCGGAGCGATAAATGCCGTTTATGCACAGTATTTTAATGAGGCTACTGCTCCTGCCAGAGAAACTGTGGAAGTGGCAAACTTACCGAAGTTTGTGAATGTAGAAATTAGTGTGATTGCTATAAAATAA
- a CDS encoding (Fe-S)-binding protein has product MNFLPNIIFAIILVLGIGFFARNISKLKRNIFLGKDVDVNGDSKIRWKNMARIALGQSKMVRRPIAGILHIVVYVGFVVINIEVLEIIIDGLFGTHRILSGIGSLYGVLIGTFEILATLVFVAVVIFWFRRNVVKIKRFLSSEMKGWPKLDGNLILYFEIVLMGLFILMNATDVEFQSMNSGNVISQFFAPMFEGYNVDLIERVAWWMHIIGILVFLNYLYYSKHLHILLAFPNTYFGSVKPKGQFNNLEAVTNEVKLMMDPNIDPFAATDDDGSVPDKFGASDVQDLNKIQLLNAYTCTECGRCTSECPANQTGKKLSPRKIMMDTRDRLVEVGINIDANKGEFVPDGKQLLGDYITNEELWACTSCNACVEACPISIDPLSIILEMRRYLVMEQSAAPMELNTMMSNIENNGAPWPYNQMDRLNWKNE; this is encoded by the coding sequence ATGAATTTTTTGCCAAATATCATTTTTGCAATTATACTTGTTTTAGGTATTGGTTTTTTTGCTCGAAACATAAGCAAACTAAAACGCAATATCTTCCTTGGAAAAGATGTAGATGTGAATGGCGATTCCAAAATTCGTTGGAAAAACATGGCACGAATCGCACTCGGACAAAGTAAAATGGTGCGCCGTCCAATTGCTGGAATTCTTCACATTGTTGTTTATGTTGGTTTTGTTGTTATAAACATTGAAGTTTTAGAAATCATTATTGATGGTTTGTTTGGAACCCATCGAATTTTATCAGGAATTGGAAGTTTGTATGGCGTATTGATCGGGACTTTTGAAATTCTAGCAACATTGGTATTTGTAGCCGTCGTGATCTTTTGGTTTCGAAGAAATGTCGTGAAAATAAAACGCTTCCTGAGCTCCGAAATGAAAGGCTGGCCGAAGCTGGATGGAAACTTAATTCTCTATTTCGAGATTGTTTTGATGGGATTGTTTATCCTCATGAATGCGACGGATGTAGAATTTCAATCCATGAATTCCGGGAACGTGATCAGTCAATTTTTCGCCCCGATGTTTGAAGGGTATAATGTTGATTTAATTGAGCGCGTGGCTTGGTGGATGCACATTATTGGAATTTTGGTGTTCTTAAATTATTTATATTATTCTAAACATTTACACATCTTATTAGCCTTTCCAAACACCTATTTTGGCAGCGTAAAACCCAAAGGTCAATTTAACAATTTAGAAGCCGTTACTAACGAGGTGAAGTTAATGATGGATCCAAACATCGATCCTTTTGCAGCGACTGACGATGATGGTTCTGTTCCCGATAAATTTGGGGCTAGTGATGTTCAAGATTTAAATAAGATACAACTTTTAAATGCCTATACCTGTACAGAATGCGGACGTTGCACAAGTGAATGTCCCGCCAATCAAACAGGGAAAAAATTATCTCCCCGAAAAATAATGATGGATACACGGGATCGTTTGGTAGAAGTAGGCATTAATATAGACGCGAATAAAGGGGAATTTGTACCAGACGGAAAACAGCTTTTAGGTGATTATATTACCAATGAAGAATTGTGGGCCTGTACCAGCTGTAATGCTTGTGTAGAAGCCTGCCCCATAAGTATCGACCCCCTTTCAATTATTCTTGAAATGCGTCGCTATTTGGTCATGGAACAAAGTGCTGCTCCGATGGAGTTAAACACCATGATGTCTAATATAGAAAACAATGGTGCCCCTTGGCCTTACAACCAAATGGACCGATTAAACTGGAAAAACGAATAA